A region of the Clupea harengus chromosome 7, Ch_v2.0.2, whole genome shotgun sequence genome:
GGAGCTCTTCCTGGTCCAGGGAGAGTATGACCTCATCACTCTGGGCTGGATTCATGTGAGTATatggctggtggtggtggtgtgtacGCATGCCAAATGatacacatttgaaaaaaaaataaaaagctcCTGTTTTGCACGATGTTGATGTAGATTCTTCCTTTTTGATGCGAATCTAGTTCCTTGTTTCTAAATTGGTTCTTCAGTTCTAGAACCATCACAACACTTCCAACACCCTAAAAATATATCTATGGATATGACTACTCTATTATTAAGTATATCACTGAAGAGCAAACACGATTGCATTTGAGATTGAAGTGTGCTTTGCATGCAATTCTGAATTTCATGTTTCGTAGACGCACCCTACACAGACGGCGTTCCTATCCAGCGttgaccttcacacacactgctcctacCAACTAATGCTGCCAGAGGCCATCGCTATCGTGTGCTCCCCAAAGTTCAACGAGTGAGTCCCAACACAGGACCTGGGCATTCATgtacaatagaaacatttcCAAAACAATTTAAGCCATTTTGGTTGGAAACAATAAAACCTCCATATTCCCTTTGATCGTGACACTGCCTGACTTGATTTTCTGGCAGGACGGGATACTTCAGTCTGACAGACTATGGAATGGAGGAGATCTCTACCTGTAAACAAAAGGGCTTCCATCCACACTCCAAACATCCTCCTCTCTTTGCTGTGAGTGTCACTACCTCTTCAAAATATGATCCCGCCCAATATAACCCCATGAATTCCAGTGTTAAATACATTGTAGTCTAAATTAGTTTATTGGACATTAAATTGATGCAAGGATGTGCACTGCGTTGAATTTTTAAAAAGTACATTCTTCCATCTTTATCTTTGCCATGACAGGAGGGAAGCCATATCGTTATCACAGATGCCACAGTCACAATGCTGGACCTACGATGAAGTGTGATCACATACAAGAGATGGTGCAATGAAGTGGATATCAATCCCTCTTTAACTTTATATTCTCTTACTTTCGGTGGCAACTAGCACTCCAAGAACCTGGATGGGGAGATGATTTAAGCCAAAACCAGAGAGCTTTGGAGTGTAATTAGGGAAAGGACTTCTATGGGCATATCAGCCAGTCAGTCTGATACACAAGTGTAAGAAAGTGAATAAAAATCCTTTAAAATGTTGTCTACTGGGAGCTCAGGGATGGACACTTAACCTCAGAATACTCGTTCTCTCATTAGGATTGTATCACTGTATAGTTCCGTTACTGACCCTCCTGTCTTTTACTCATCTTTATTTATAATCCCCGAATGGTTCCTCACCAGTTGTTGCTAAACTATTAAAGGAGAGAAGTGATATTTTTCAAAGAATGGTAAGTTCTCACAAAGTGCCTTCTTCATTCTGGTCATTCAGAAGCAAACATACCTTACCTGCTATTGTTCACTTGAGAATAAGGAAAAACAGAGATGAAAAGATTAACTTCTGGAAGGTAGTACTCTATTTATTAATCAACATGAATTACTGTTAGCAAGAAAAGAAACATGAAGTAAAATCCCGCAGTTGCCAGCTAACAGATAACACAACGCTGAGTCCTCTTTACAAAAAGTAAGGAGAAAAAGCATGAATCAACACATTAAATTAACATCTTGGCTTTAGAATAAAAGCGAGGCCAGTAATGAGCTAAGCCATGTAGGCTTCAAACTTaagttttcttttcatttccagGTCTTGTGAAGATTTGATCTTATGTCAAGACACTATGTAGTCTGTAATATCAAAAGGCTTTGTGGTCACAAGTAAATGTAACTGATGCAGTTTGTCATACAGTATCCATGATCTGAGTAAaaagctgtgaaaaaaaaaagttgaagcAGTGGTAGCATATTCGAGAATTAGGACAAGCTATCCCAAGTGAAGGAtaatgatttttctttttttgagaaGCAGCAAGCCAGCCCAGTACAGTCCACTCTGTCCCTGTATGACCTTCAGTTCAAAGGTCATGACCTGTGAGCCACAGATGGTTTGCTTTCCCTCTAATTTGAGCAGTAGTGAATCATCCCCCAGTAGCTGGTGCTGTGGTTTACATCCATGGCGACATTGAACAGTGTTAGTTTGCGTCACATTCCtagtccagcccagcccagtctgGCACAGTCCAGTCCAGTATCCATCCAATCAGATGAAAGTTCATCTAATTTGCTATGGCAACAGCTGCTATGCCATGGAACCAGCCAGGCCTCCTTATAGGCACTTTTTGGTCTATGCTCAGCTCAACCAGTCCAGgtcatcgtcatcatcgtcgtcgtccTCACCAAACAGCGGGGCTGGGGGAGGTCTTCCCTTCAGGCTCTGAAAACATGGCAGACAGGAATGTATTAGTGAAAGGGGCAATGCCTACAGAAAATGAGACAAGTTGGCATTTTACCTCCATTTTAAGTCCAGAGAAGGTCTGTCCCATACAATATTTGTGTATAGTAACAAGGCAATAACGAGACAGTTTTAAAACTTATGGTGGATCATGACATGACTGGAATATTAAGCTTCCTTGACATGGGTAAAATGAACCACGCTGTTATTACAGTTCACTACACATTACAGTCACTAAACAAAAGGTCAATCTGTCTAGATGTCAATTTGTCTTTGGGATGATCAACATTGATTTTGTGACTATGACTACCACTGCCATTGAGTAAGTAAAGAAAtgtaagagggggggggaggggagtatGTGGAATCTGAGAGCCCCTCTGTGGCCCTGGCAGATTCTTCCTCACCAACTCGTCATCGTCCTCCTCTGtcggggtgggtgggggtttgACCGGGGCGGCTGTCTTGAAAAATGGCTTCCCTCCATtttcctctcttactccctcagTCAGACTGAGAGAGTAGCACAGTGAGGAAGGGATgcaggagggacagagggacagacagaggaaaagtCACAGATGGACATGGAGGACATAAGTCCACAGTAAGTATACAGAGAATCTGAAGAGTTCAGTGGAGAATAGACAGGCAGGGTGGGACTCAAGACATTGTTAAGAATTATAGACAGCATGCAGTCCAGACTGGGATGGGTTAGTGTTCTGATTGCAAAGCTATGTTATTGATTTAAAAAGACATCACAATGAAATTCATGATTATTTAATCAGAATGAACATGTCCTAATGTGCCAGGTAGTACCCATTCAAAAGACTTAATAGAACCACACAGTAAAATACAATGTGGGATCATCAACCTCCTTACTCCATGTATAAAAACTGGCAATGCTCATTTACTAGACTTTCCCCTTTCCCAGCATCTGCCTTTTGGGAATTGCGAATGAGCTGTTCCATATCCAAGTTGGACAGCTTTTCCTCTTATTGTACCTGTTGGGTGTGGCGGCCATTGAGTTTGCATGGCTGAcatttggtggtggtggtgggggttgagTGGGTGGTCCAGATCTGGTCTCCGTGACGACAGCTTCCCCAAGAGGATTGGCCACGTTCTCATTGTGCTTCTGGGTCTTCTCTTTAGGGCTGGCATCAGTAGGAGGGTCTGGCTTTAACCCTTCCTCAGAAACGAAGTGCTCTTGGGGTCTCGCCTTGTTTGGGTCTACAGTCTCTGTGgctctctggctgtctgtctggcagACAGCCGTTACAGTAGTGTCTGTAACTGTGACCTGATTGGTCACGATTTCTGTGACTGCTTCCTGGTCTGTGTGAACGGATACTTCCTTGTTCGCCTGGACgactccctcttcccctctctctggctgttcCACCTGCTTGTCAATCACCACAGCTTCTCTAGTCGCCTCAGGCACTTTCTCCTGCTCCCTTTCTGAAGGtgcactctcctcctcctcttcctcctccctctctgaaggtgcactcttctcctcctcttcctcctccctctctgaaggtgcactcttcttctcctccacatTCAGCACAttcctctctacctccttctcatcaatctctttttcttcgtcatcatcctcctctcttttcccatTCATCTGTGTGGTCGGTGACACTTTCTCCTCAGTCTCTTCtactttttcctcttcctcttcttcctcctcctcctcctcctcctcctccggttGGCTCTGTTCTGAGGAAGTCCTCTCACTTCTCGCAAGGAGTTGTAGAGTTACATTCTAGAAAAGGATGTCAGAGTAGTACATAATGCAAGAAGATACATCACCATGCGTTAGAAATGACCACAAAGTATAGTATACTACAACACTCGACTCTTCTACCCCTTAACAAGTTAATTTACATACTGGAAGATCATTGGGTCATAGTgttgagaggggtgtgtgggggagtgcATACCTTAATGGTGCTGACCAGAACACCTAGAATGAAACTGCCCGTGTAGGACTCGTGCAGGTCAAACTCCCCCCGCAGCGACTGGAACACTCCATTCATCACACGCTTCACCTGCGATCACAACACAAGGCCGGGAGTTTGTGTCAGACTTCCAacgcccacagacacagacatgggtAACAAGAACTAGAAAAAGATATCCTCTTGAGTTTGCATTATAGGGAACTCTCGATTTCCCCTGCATTCTCAATCCTAATGGATAGTGTGTGCAGATATATTGTTGCAGGCATATGGAAGGGCCCAGTCTCCCCACCTCTACCGCACTGTCTGCCTGCTCCGGCCTCTCCTGCTCCGGCCTCTCCTGCTGCGGCTCTACCAGACGCCTCTCCAGCTCTGCCACACGAGTCTCATACTGCTGCCTCATGGACACCGCTCGCCCCTCCAGAGCAGAGTACTTGGAGATGGTAGGAAGGCAAACAGAAAGTATGTCAAACAAGGAACAAATCCTTTGTGTAGCTATGTACAACTGTTTATACTTCTAGGAGGTCTTGTAGTGGAACACGGGAGATGGTCAGCATCAGCATGTAGAATGTGAgcgatgaagagtgtgtgtgtgcacaccttgTCTTTGAGGGCCTGCAGCTCGTCGCTTTGGTCCTGTTGCTGGAGTAGCCTCTGCTCCTCGGACTCCCGAGACTGCTTCAGCACCGTGAACTGTGGGAGGCAGAGGGGATGCACAGGTCAGCGCCTCAATGGCATGAAGCAGAGGACGTGTTTCCCCCTTCAATACCCATTATAGTTGTGTCTCAAGTGATGGAATGGgaatgggtgtgtgggtgtgtgggtgtgtgggtgtgtgggtgtgtgtgtgtcaatgttcaAACCTTGGGGCTGTTGACAAACCGTGAGTGTCTTTAGTTTGCAAAGTTTTGTGGAgctgtgtacgtttgtgtgtgtttgattgtgtatgACTAGGGACGTTTGTTTAGGTGTGTATACGTAAATGTAAGCAGTACCTTCTCCTGTAGTTGTGCGAATTTGACCTCCaagctgtctctctgctctgtgagtTCTGCCATTGCTCGAGCCTGCTGCTCTTTGGCTGAGGCCAAGGCCTGATCACACTTAGCCTGCCAttcctgctccagctcagcctgcaacTGGGTCAtctgcaacaaacaaacacacacacacacacacacacacacacacacacacacacacacacacacacacacacacacacacacacacacacacacacacacacacacacacacacacacacacacacacacacacacacacacacacacacacacacacacacacacacacacacacacacacaactttaacTAATCGTGATACTGAAGATCATAGATAGACCACCAATGTTACTAATACTTACAAGTGATCTATGCTAGGCACTGTACCCAGAAAAGAATTAGGGCttatcaatcaaatcaaatcgtCAATCAAGAGTAAATTATTTGGTTTAAAaggtttaaaaatgtttaaacgTGCATGTGTGATAAAATAAGCAGATAGAGCATACCGTGACcgaccgacacagacacacagacacacagacacacagacacacagacacacagacacacctgcccCTGGGCGGCCTGGTCAGTGCTGGTCCTGGCCTTGCGTAGTTGGATCCTCAGGTTGTCCAGCTCCTGCTGGCTGCTCCTGCgtacctcctccagctcctcatcGCAGCGCTCGCGCTCCGCCTGCCATTTCCTCTTCCTGTCCAACAtagtctgagaaacacacacacacacaatcagaccaCCATCACCGCTGATCAACAAACACCTCCTACTTTCTCCCCTTGTCAGACACACGTCAACGTCATAGTTACCATCTCTatacacattattacacatcaCTGAAGCGGCAACAGTCACTTGCCATTTTGTCTTCCTACATCATAGtgtcattcacacatacaggtTCCTATGCTTATCTGACATCATCAGTATACACCAGAcctcaaaatacaaaaaaacacacagtatcCCCGAAGAGGGATACAGATCCACAGCAACATCGCTGTGCCCTTATCATCTATGTGGTTCTcccgaacacagacacagatccaCAGCAACATCATTGTGCCCTTATTATCTATGTGGTGCTGCTCACTCTCTCCAGGCTGCCCTTCTCTGTCGTCACGTcctgcagctcctcctccacaccGCTGAGCTTCAGCTCCACCTCCTTGCGTTTCTGTTTCTCGGCTTTGTACTGAGTGTGGGCCCTTTCCCCTGTCTCCTTGaactctgtgtcacacacacacacacacacagaaacacacacacacacacacacacacacacgtattattCACCAAATCATACAGTTCTACACAAATGTTATCTACTTGTAATGTTGGTGGCCATGGAAACCCTTTCATCATTCCATACAAATGACCTTCCTGCCCGATAGACACCAAAGGTATTTGCATGTTTTCCACTGTCTATCTTATCTATCATTGTGAGTTTGTATAAGTTTATAACACCACAGATAGAGGACAACCCTCATctccaacacgcacacacacgcgcacgcacgcacacgcacacacacgcacgcacacgcacacgcacgcgcacgcacacgcacacgcacgcacacgcacgcacacgcacacaccttctAGCTGGGTCTGTAGGGTGGAGACCTGGCTGGCGTGTTGCTCTCGCTCCTGGTGAACCGCGTTTAGTTTAGCCTGCAGGGCGGCAGCCTTCTGCTGTTGACAGCTTGCTTCCAGCTGCAGCTCTGACACCCGTGCCGTGGAGCTCGCCAAATCTTCCGTCAAACGAGCCTGAGCGACAGCAGAGGGGGACAAAtgcagccagagagaaagagaccatgAAAGGGAGACGGAGaccgtgagaaagagagagaaagttgatATCTGGATTTGCTCATAGGCTCTGTATAAATGAAACACATatgacaatgaaaacaaaaaatactgtaaatacagtgtactaacaaaaaaaagaacactacACTAATGCTAACGGAACTAGGATGCTGGACTGTTACACGACAGCGATGAGCTCCCTGCCAATGGACTCAGGCTGAAGGTGATAATGACTGGGGGGCGGAGGGAAAATGAGAAAGTGTTAGAGACGGTTGCCAACATTTGAAATGACGGCCATGGAAGAAGGCCAAGACACGCACTGAGGAGagtggagatgatgatgatgatgatgatgatggtgatggtggggaaaacagaaagagagtgagaacacTCTGAGCCTCACCTGATCCAAACCCATGTCTGGTGGCATTGCATGCTGGGAAGAGAAAGCAGTCACTACTAAAGGCCCTACGACTggtcagagaagagagacagacagacagacagctaggaCAACACAACAGTAGCGTTTTTCCACATGAATGTAGTGGCGTTGCTCATCAATTGGTTGGTTGTTGATGGTTAGTTTCCAGATCAAACTTTATCTGCTTTATACGGGTCTTgatatacaaaaatacagatACACTATAGCAAGCGCCTTTAACTTTTAATAGATTACCTTTTTAATATCTGTAGTAATTACATGTAATTGCAATTTTGAATTACAGTCTTACAGATATCTTGGTCCTGACTAGTCAGAATTTCTGAAATGAAAATCCTGTTTTTTTATGACCTTTTATATGTTGAAAGGACTTGCCGTAGGTTACTGAAGATGATTAGCAACAACGGCGTATATAAACACGCCGCTGCATTTTCTCGTCTCTGGATGGCTGAGCCAATCACAGAAGATTTAGTATCTTCATCGCACCTGGGTGCAGTTTGGCTCTACTCGGGAGAAGGGCCATTTTGAGCGCGGTGCAGTTTGGCTCTACTAGGGAGAAGAGCAATTTTGGCACAGTTCAATGTAAATGGCAATGCAAATTAACTGCTCAACGCGGTATGTCCAAAAGTGGTGATGGAGAAACGGGCCAACATTACATCACAGACAGAAGTATTAATTGTGATCAACACAGGGGTGTTAGGTACTTTTCCTTTAGCCAGAGAACCAACAGGGTCCAAAGCCTCTGGGAAAAGTGAAGATGAATACTTTCAAAGGGTTGCCTGTGCACATGAAAGGAGGGGTGGCTTTGGGTCCTTCAGTATCAGAAGACCCACAGACCCACCAGTGGaaaacttcacttcacttcacttcacattAGGTTGATGAAACAAAATCTGGTGTGTCTGACGAGATTTTGCATCTCACAAAATGTCCAAATATaatgttatatattatatatacatatttgtgtTACTGCTATTTTTGATGGTGTACATTGACAACTTAAGGGCAAGCTTGGCATTATCAACCTCATTACCACAAGTATTCTCTTTCATACATTTAACACTGAAATTGAGTAGTTAACTGTACATAATTCTAAACACTGTAGTATTATAAATTGAAGGCAATCAATTTCACTGTGTGGTCCAACACAAACGACTGGTTTGTTTTTGGAAGATAAATGAGATGGTTGTGACCTTACACAAGCTGCAGTCAGTCATTTCCTCCCCAACGTTGACCAGGAGGGGCTAAGCCAGAACACTGTGCTGTGTTAACTGAAGTGGTACAGCACCTTGTACTGCTACTAGTTGCACTACTAGGAGCATCCCATTAGACACAGCTCTTACCTTATCTTGCTCTGCTTGCAGGACTCGAGCCTGGTTGTGCTCACTGGAGCTCTTCAAAGAGTCATTCCTCTGCTCCATCAGGACGTTGCTCTGTTCCATATACCTGCAGGGCACCACAGGTAAGCCACCACAGACTCCAGGCTGGAGTAGAATGTGCGACACAGACATTTCCTTGTGTACTGCCAAATTTTTCTACATTGTGTTTTTCCTCTCAGATCCTTTTTTCAGTCTAACCTCTGGTTCTGGTTGATGAGTTCTCCAATCTTGCGGTTTTGCTCTTCAATGCGCGTGCTCTTCTCAAAGACCTCCTTCTTCAAGCACTCATTTTCCTGTGTGAATGAGGAAACGGTCAATTTCTTAATATGAGATATTGGATACATCACTGAAATACACTAACTCAATTTAtcattcagtatttttttttttacctgtatTATTCTCTGAATGTTGTGCATGATCATGGACGTTTCCATGGAGACATTGGAGAAGCCAAGTGAGACTCCACCCTGCTTCTGGAGGTCATCCACCTGAGCagtgaaaaaaaatgtccatcAGTGAAGGGCAGTGAGCTACAACAGCAATGAACCTTTCATAATGTAATCTCTAATAACTGAATGACGTGACATCTTCACGCGTACCTTAGAAGCCAGCTGGTCAACTTTATCTGCAACTTTGCCGACAGACAATCgaatctctgtgttgtgttgccgAGCCTCTGTCATCAGGAACGATGTGACATCTCTGGGTCCTTAAAGAAACCCAATCAGAGAGACATGCAGTTAAGTTAAGGGTGGAGGAGACAAACTGAACTTTTGCTAACGGACAGAATCTAGAGCGAGGATGAGGGAATGGACAGCCCCTCTATGGGTAGCAATGCTGTTGTTAGTGTGGACTTACCCTGGTATGGTACTGCTTGACTTGCGTACATCTCACCGACAGGCTGCATGTGAGAGGGAGCCACAGACTGTGTGTAAGGGTACGGCTGAGAAAAATAAAAGCATTCATATGCTCTTAGTCAAGCAAggcaaatgggggggggggggcacacaggaacagaaaatacaagcaaacaaaaaaattaaaacaccaAAATAAATTAGAATGGAAATCATCTGTAATAAAGAGGAAGGTTGAATAAAGTGTGGATGCAGAACAAACTAGCGAGCTGGGGAAGccaacagaaacagaacagaaatatCGCTCTACCTGAAAAGCATGAAGGGAACCTGGCATCATGGGCTGAGGGGTggcagttgccatggtgactggCATCAGTGCTGCGGTAGGGTTTGCATGAGGATGTGATATCACTAAAGGAGAGAGCACATGCAGTTCAGGCCCAGTGGAAGATCAGGGCTATCCATGtcaattctgtttttttcccctttataAAGCAGGTTTAGCGTTCAAAAAGGCTACTTAGAAATGTTGTATACATATAATTTTAAACTTGGACTAAAAAGGTTCCGGACAGTTCGGCACATCTCATACAGATTTTGGTCAGATACAGGGAcccaaaaatggaaaaaaaatgtttgctaATTAAGAAAATGTACCGCTCAATAAGTATTAAAGATATTCCGGTAATATTTGTCTTCCTGCTGTTAAATACATTAGTATGGGGTTCTGTGCAGTCTCAAGGCCATAGGTGCCTTAATACATCAGAACCTGGCCTGTAAAGATGGCTCCTGAATGAAAATGTGAATACAGAATGTTTAATTTAGAGAATAGGCATTTACGCTCCTCTGTACTCTACGGCCCTGCATATTTCAtgagtacaagtgtgtgtgagtgagtgtatgactgaggcgagagagtgagtgagtgggagattGTGAGTGAGTGCTAATATTGTATAACATTGTACTCATTATGTTTTCATAGATTAACTGTAATGAAAATCAGTTCACATTTCCTAGACTTGATGGAACAGTTCATGTTATAAGCAACAGGTAGTCTACTATGAAACATACATTTTATTCTGCATTTTGGTGCAGGACAGTCAACACTGAAAGCTATGAAAAGGAATTTGTTTTCATGTAACAAATTCAGGATGCACATATTTGTTCACCAACTatttaattctattttatttttgtaagaaATAGTTCATTCATAAGTTCTAAAGTCTAACTACATTTCGAATTATACATATTTTGGGAGTTCGGTTACAGTGAATTTGAAATAAAAGTTTTGAAGTTCTGGAATAAAAATATATTCCTTCCATATTTAATATTCTACCTTTCATTTGTTAGGTGACTATTGGAATTTATTTATGTGAAATTTTAGAGGTGGCCACGAAAATGACATTGTTGTAAGGAATTTCATAaatctatttaaaaaataaaactttaagTTATTTACACTAGATTGTGTTCTCCTTTggaatttattaaaaaaatgtatattatgTGTCTCACATTCGATTTTCTATTTTGAAAACATTCTAAATTGGACATGTTCATTCAGGAGCCATCTTTATAGGCCAGTTTCTGTCAGGTTAACCCACCTATAGCCTTGAGACTGCACAGATACCCACAAATGTTTGTTATAAAATAAGAGAAAGAATATTAGTTGGATATTGTTAATATTTTTTGAGTAGTGGATGTTtagagttttgaaaaaaaaaaaaaggaatgcgTTTTTTCCCCAATTTTTGAGGGGCTGTGTCGGACACAAATAATATAGTATCCCAGTGGCTCTGATATTTGGGATTTCTCCCTGATGTATGTAATTATCAAAAATATATCTGCAGTGGGAACCCCTGGTTAACCTGCCATGGAATGTCCCATCAGTGTGGTCATCAGTTTTCCAGTAGGGGTTATGACTGTGAGAGACAATAACGCAGTTATGTGTCAGGGGCCTCACCGTGCATTGCGGCTGGAGAAGCTGCTGTGATCTGCACAGGCTGAGGAGAGGGTGCCACAGGATGCTCCTTCACCCGAGGCAcgctggggtcctggaggaaccAAACAGGGCAAATAAATCCATGCTCCTACAAGCATGCAGCAAACTCAGGCCTGGTGTGCATGATGTGAGGCATGCCTCCCTTGGATCTCCCTTtgcctctttccccctcccaaccccccaacccaccccaccccaccacgcCATGCCCatcccaccacaccacaccacaccatgccCATTGCCCCTCCCACCATGCCATGCTCATTGCCCATCCCACCATGCCATGcccattgccccccccccccatcttaaAAGAGCGCCTCACCTCCATTTCAGAGTCACTGGAGTCTGCGTGTGGGGACGATGCTGGACCAGCCAGGAAGGGCAGCATGGGCTGGCCCATTTTAGCCATGCGGGAGATTAGCCTGGCTTTGGTGACGTCAGGATTCTGGGTCTGATGAAAGAGAGTGAAGCGGATACGACTGCGGTGAGGTAACATCACTTCTCAATTACTAGCCAGACCGGAAACACActtaaaaagacaaataaaaagaaTGGATCTACATAGCATAGGTCCATGAATACCGCGAGTTGCATTTCACATTGTTGACACTTGTTAACCTTTTCACAAGTTTCAAAAACTGAACGTGCAACCATAACGTGAATTTCTTCTAAAATGCATGGCCCTTCATGAAAAAGTGAAACATAAAGAGTTACATACTGCAAACTGTTCACTGATGGAGTTGGACTTCACACGAAGGGGAGCATCTCTAGACAAAGCAACCAAATAAATAGAACAAGCAACGTAAGGCAAATGTTAATGTTTGCAGATAGCATGCTTGTTATACAAAACCACACAACTACAAGTACAAACATGTAGGAGTGATTCAACATTATTGCTCCTACCCTTGTTTAGCTGCAGCGGAGGCAGCAGGTAGGGGCTGGGCTGTGACTTCGGGCCCCAGACTCTCCACACTGGGGGCCGGCGATGGGGCGGCCGAGTCTCGAGATCCGATACTGACGCGCTCAGACCCTCCATCCTTGGCAAATTTCACCTGGAAAGAGCAGGAGAGCGAATGCAGAGCTTGAGAGAGTGCCttgaacacacagcagtctCATGGTATTTGTGGTCAGTGGTCAGAACAAAGaggtcacaaacaaacaacatgctGAGAAGACAGATCAGGGTATGGGATGACACGCTGTAAGGCGAACCAGTAAGTTCAGCCATACTGCTCAGAGACCTTAACATCCATTTTAATTCATATTTTACAAATTgagtttttattttacaaatacacattaaACTAAATGCCTTATTCTGCAGCTGTAAAGTGAAACCTCAAGATGTCTCCCCGAGGTGTTTAATCTTTGACATTCCCACAGTTGGGACAAAACTCTCCAAGTTGAACAACTGGACGATGGGCTTATAGTTTTCATAGGTGAACACAATGTGCCGTTCCTCACCCTTCTGATCTCTACTTCAAAGATCAGCGTGCTGTCTGCTGGCACACGGTTAAGCACTCCCTGTGAGCCGTACGCCTGGCTGGGGGGAACCACCAAGAGACGGCGTCCACCCTTCTTCATGCCTGCCATACCCTCTTCCCAGCCCTGGACGATGGTAGAGAGCCAGACGTTAGAGCAGAAGGTTGGACCAACATGGAGATGCATAAATGCAACAATGGTGCAACAGGCCGAGATGCACAGACTTACCTTGATGACCTTTCCCGTGCCTAGCTTCAGCCTCAGGAGCTTGTCTTTATTCAGATTCGAGTCAAACACCTGCAAggagcgcacgcacacacacacacacacacacacacacacacacacacacacacacacacacacacacacacacacacacacacacacgaattaCAGGGAACTGCTTCCAAAGTGAGCTGCAGGTACAGAAGGACTTTACACTCTACTCTCAAAGATGTGCGTACCGGTCCAATGGTGTGGTTCTGCAGCAGCCAGCCCGTGTAGG
Encoded here:
- the fkbp15b gene encoding FK506-binding protein 15 isoform X6, encoding MFSTDDEDGDFLSPTGGAKLASLFGLDQATSQGNDSFQYTAPKQPRKSSPNSGPPTQKSPPPTGTPAVLFATAVHAYRYVGGQYMKQGKLGAAVLGSHTTKEYKLLLYASQQKPVTSAKVHTGFVFTVQPCNYCTFYDDQRQNWSVMFESEKAALDFCKEVCLTKANSAAQLDAVVVQDLTLGEGQAVENGDSLEVAYTGWLLQNHTIGPVFDSNLNKDKLLRLKLGTGKVIKGWEEGMAGMKKGGRRLLVVPPSQAYGSQGVLNRVPADSTLIFEVEIRRVKFAKDGGSERVSIGSRDSAAPSPAPSVESLGPEVTAQPLPAASAAAKQGDAPLRVKSNSISEQFATQNPDVTKARLISRMAKMGQPMLPFLAGPASSPHADSSDSEMEDPSVPRVKEHPVAPSPQPVQITAASPAAMHVISHPHANPTAALMPVTMATATPQPMMPGSLHAFQPYPYTQSVAPSHMQPVGEMYASQAVPYQGPRDVTSFLMTEARQHNTEIRLSVGKVADKVDQLASKVDDLQKQGGVSLGFSNVSMETSMIMHNIQRIIQENECLKKEVFEKSTRIEEQNRKIGELINQNQRYMEQSNVLMEQRNDSLKSSSEHNQARVLQAEQDKARLTEDLASSTARVSELQLEASCQQQKAAALQAKLNAVHQEREQHASQVSTLQTQLEEFKETGERAHTQYKAEKQKRKEVELKLSGVEEELQDVTTEKGSLERTMLDRKRKWQAERERCDEELEEVRRSSQQELDNLRIQLRKARTSTDQAAQGQMTQLQAELEQEWQAKCDQALASAKEQQARAMAELTEQRDSLEVKFAQLQEKFTVLKQSRESEEQRLLQQQDQSDELQALKDKYSALEGRAVSMRQQYETRVAELERRLVEPQQERPEQERPEQADSAVEVKRVMNGVFQSLRGEFDLHESYTGSFILGVLVSTIKNVTLQLLARSERTSSEQSQPEEEEEEEEEEEEEEKVEETEEKVSPTTQMNGKREEDDDEEKEIDEKEVERNVLNVEEKKSAPSEREEEEEEKSAPSEREEEEEEESAPSEREQEKVPEATREAVVIDKQVEQPERGEEGVVQANKEVSVHTDQEAVTEIVTNQVTVTDTTVTAVCQTDSQRATETVDPNKARPQEHFVSEEGLKPDPPTDASPKEKTQKHNENVANPLGEAVVTETRSGPPTQPPPPPPNVSHANSMAATPNSLTEGVREENGGKPFFKTAAPVKPPPTPTEEDDDELSLKGRPPPAPLFGEDDDDDDDDLDWLS